A region of Solanum dulcamara chromosome 7, daSolDulc1.2, whole genome shotgun sequence DNA encodes the following proteins:
- the LOC129894732 gene encoding zinc finger BED domain-containing protein RICESLEEPER 1-like — protein MVEQSDKVIGESEASNTASHTEITLSASAKRRRKRSAAWDHFIEVETSEGTKAKCSHCYKLDYFKSRDGTLTLLGHLSTCPKLPTPLVDKKQSTIGFKSILGGSQCDVAVVSWKFDQEECRKALCRMVIVDKLPFSFVKKEDFKEFMKMVQPHFWIPSHSTVTRDCFNLFNEEKQKLRRYFIETKQRICITADIWTSIQRINYICITAYWIDSDWNMRKKILNFCLIISHKGEDMANGISRCLCEWGIIKIFTVTVDNASSNDVTVKELSKQLTKMGTNLMNSNHLHVRCMAHIMNLIVQDGLKECSLSIKRVRHAVRYVRQSPARLKRFQKSCDDEQLSCKKSLCLDVPTRWNSTYLMLSRAVEFENAFSNYASREIGLRHYLKILMLKLESLLVNF, from the coding sequence ATGGTTGAACAAAGTGATAAGGTGATAGGTGAAAGTGAGGCTTCAAATACAGCAAGTCATACTGAGATAACTCTGTCAGCTAGtgctaaaagaaggagaaaaaggtCTGCAGCTTGGGATCATTTTATAGAAGTTGAAACTTCCGAAGGTACAAAAGCAAAATGTAGTCATTGCTATAAGTTGGACTATTTTAAGTCAAGAGATGGTACGTTGACTCTTCTTGGTCATTTGTCGACATGTCCTAAACTTCCTactcctcttgttgataaaAAACAATCAACCATAGGCTTTAAATCTATTCTGGGGGGAAGTCAATGTGATGTAGCTGTTGTCTCTTGGAAATTTGACCAAGAAGAGTGTAGGAAGGCTTTATGTCGTATGGTAATAGTTGATAAGCTTCCTTTTAGCTTTGTCAAAAAAGAAgattttaaagaatttatgaaaatggTTCAACCTCATTTTTGGATCCCTTCCCATAGTACTGTAACTAGGGACTGTTTTAATCTATTTaatgaagaaaaacaaaagttGAGGAGGtattttatagaaacaaaacaGAGAATTTGTATTACCGCTGATATATGGACTTCTATACAAAGGATCAATTACATATGTATCACTGCCTATTGGATCGATAGTGATTGGAACATGCGCAAGAAAATACTTAATTTTTGTCTTATTATTAGCCATAAAGGTGAAGATATGGCAAATGGTATTAGTAGGTGCTTATGTGAGTGGGGAATAATTAAGATCTTTACTGTCACAGTTGATAATGCAAGCTCAAATGATGTGACAGTGAAAGAATTGTCTAAGCAATTAACAAAAATGGGAACTAATTTGATGAACAGTAATCACCTTCATGTGAGGTGTATGGCTCATATCATGAATCTTATTGTTCAGGATGGTTTAAAAGAATGCTCTTTGTCTATAAAACGTGTTAGACATGCAGTTAGATATGTTAGGCAGTCTCCTGCGAGGTTGAAAAGATTTCAAAAAAGTTGTGACGATGAACAACTTAGTTGCAAAAAATCTTTATGTTTAGACGTTCCAACTAGGTGGAATTCCACCTATCTGATGTTGAGTAGGGCTGTTGAATTTGAGAATGCATTTTCAAATTATGCTTCACGTGAAATTGGCCTGAGACATTACTTGAAAATTCTTATGTTGAAATTGGAATCACTGTTGGTGAACTTTTGA